From Saccharomycodes ludwigii strain NBRC 1722 chromosome IV, whole genome shotgun sequence, one genomic window encodes:
- the UTP10 gene encoding snoRNA-binding rRNA-processing protein UTP10 (similar to Saccharomyces cerevisiae YJL109C | UTP10 | U Three Protein) — MSSLKDQLSQIAANNSTVALDRKKRQKIHSASLIYNPKTAATQDYEFIYENSIEALNELIDIDPRFEIFTRSLFSESSIVIDRNTKTKDDIKELNAAINSYLMLVSSKWHLSPALYATEWLVRRFQINVHNAEMFLFSTLNYYQQPVFKRILNIVKLPALFQPLSNFVRSDNAPSKLSIIKLFSDFEFLTLYCNYIAKCVSQKVTYTSQILFAACTLINMIAVNSTEEKKLSDLLPTFMEISAKLLVSDDVDCQIAAHTILVVFASTTALSKPIILAATETILANLKNEKAKRSALITIANLLETLKGQGNIDQLPINLYKLVDAKFSLQYLKDFSSRKESRNSDKFFTSYIRSIIRYDHDKLADIVEILKHAKFEKFEIKVIITDLIHLSEIIEDKSKLIGVFEYLVGANESMVLKALKSLNLSGELFEIRLTTSLFNFKESSEVTGDQLIKDVETSKIVGMNSTIQPFKEWLQKNSDFFYTKDASILAEKDQVFNKLLSLFVESVGKKYSVGLFLNSFFSTFEARITFLLRIIVSPAAPIALRLIAVSSISKMISSVDNETNLFSIVPILIAGLFDVCKNVRSNIKILLHQISKRAATEHYFLLNKLYGDDVKIPMLSPRDSKKWLTRFLENYVVDNTDIAKYIIQKKTEKVDMFFWCNQALYVPLPYTKLCFLNVLTQYRNYSSKYSELLCSILKSYLEERAAWELRCKNNKTDFTKFEASIVSIISSSEKNAAIIDFIISALKTQYEQLCDLVVQKLIQIYPKLKFANQLAIVNSIIETTAIEDLHYDSLAALQSLPIDAEIFVSILQQNRINGDSGEENIKKRRRKSSSSNKAALKKEEVSQIAEVHLRKITIILETLDARRTIKGTEALLSLLFDHLADLETLDQDGGLPVLYAQETLASCMLNIISSLKDSGENINSIRSDIVVSAIRSSPSPQVQNKLLLVIGALAELSPETILHSVMPIFTFMGAHTIRQDDEYSTHVVTNTIKTVVPALLKSSQYQKDSMKKTEEIEFLLTSFATAFDHVPKHRRVSLFSTLVKTLGSRDSVAPFLFLLGQQYSVFINKFKISAGKDLVEFTKNFLSKFSAIEQLSGILGFFQLIDLLPVEPTEDSKEKLLHRAVFNNGIFNFNRGELRTLKKNLFEYTNKLISENETDYYTSGGGLKFKILSVLIEAQDTNNFAGIQSIKDVFGKIIEEILYFINNCENILSSLDKNGVASSSSVNGNNDNEVDYKEAVTELKDTIYSLLTNTLELLPIQDYISAIIPLLNNNKNDLEVKYHIILSISSKFQYEPMTSSTIADEIIGVLFGNCVSEENSSPVIIQASLNVVSSLFDKFKNHLDPSKLMEGLTICSTFLSSEKVEIQISSLACLTNSIQILGVKTISFYSKIVPRVLEIFKTHKTKEETVLKYDLQLAINLLFAAIIKRIPMFVISNLYDVLNVIFFSDEVPEDIRLPIIQLVVEKIELKEVLKNLNKIWLSDISLTSNSVAISLFLSTLESTVEALDKKTAVSQSPLFFRLLLSLFEYRAISKFDVNTINRIEASVHKIANNFVLKLNDKVFRPLFALLVRWAFDGEGVINSGKITRTERLTAFFKFFNKLQDNLKSIVTTYFTYLLENTNNLLLEFIGRKNNDENERETLNLRRLVLISLTSSFKYDRDEYWKSTARFELIVEPLVDQLGNIENSIGKYLVKAIGSLASNNSGSDDHNKIMNKLLIQHMKATCKSTEKLWSVRTFKLIYSKVGESWLVLLPQLVPIIAELLEDDDEQVEYEVRTGLVKVVESILGEPFDRYLD, encoded by the coding sequence ATGTCTTCCTTAAAAGACCAACTATCTCAAATAGCTGCCAACAACTCAACTGTAGCTTTGgataggaaaaaaagacaaaaaatacATTCTGCTTCCTTAATTTATAATCCAAAAACAGCAGCAACACAAGACTATGAATTCATTTATGAAAATTCCATTGAAGCACTAAACGAATTAATTGATATCGATCCAAGATTTGAGATTTTCACACGTTCTTTATTCAGCGAATCGTCTATTGTGATTGATAGAAACACAAAAACTAAAGATGatattaaagaattaaatgCTGCAATCAACTCTTATCTAATGTTGGTTTCTTCTAAATGGCATTTATCACCAGCTTTATATGCTACCGAATGGTTAGTGAGACGTTTCCAGATTAATGTTCATAACGCAgaaatgtttttgttttccacTTTGAATTACTATCAACAACCAGTTTTCAAAAGAATCCTTAATATTGTAAAGCTCCCTGCGCTATTTCAACCTTTATCCAATTTTGTCAGATCCGATAACGCACCAAGCAAGCTAAGTATTATCAAATTGTTTAGcgattttgaatttttaactttatatTGTAATTATATCGCGAAATGTGTTAGCCAAAAGGTTACATACACTTCTCAGATTTTATTTGCTGCCTGTACTTTAATCAATATGATAGCGGTTAATTCAACCgaggaaaaaaagttatctGACTTACTACCTACGTTCATGGAAATTTCTGCAAAGCTCTTAGTTAGTGACGATGTTGATTGCCAAATTGCGGCCCACACCATTTTGGTTGTTTTCGCCTCAACAACAGCATTGAGTAAGCCAATTATACTAGCAGCAACTGAAACTATCTTAGCAAACctgaaaaatgaaaaggcCAAGAGGTCTGCTTTAATAACCATTGCTAATTTATTAGAAACTTTGAAAGGACAAGGTAATATTGATCAGTTACCAATTAACTTGTATAAATTGGTTGATGCTAAATTTAGTTTACAATATTTGAAAGATTTTTCTTCTAGAAAAGAATCCAGAAATAGCGACAAATTTTTCACTTCTTACATTAGATCCATTATCAGATACGACCACGATAAACTAGCTGACATTGTTGAAATTTTGAAACATGCAAAATTcgaaaaatttgaaataaaagTGATTATCACAGATTTAATTCATTTATCTGAAATAATTGAAGATAAATCTAAGTTAATAGGTGTCTTTGAATATTTAGTTGGTGCCAATGAAAGCATGGTATTAAAGGCTTTGAAATCTTTGAATCTTAGCGGCGAGTTGTTTGAAATTAGATTAACCACCTCCTTGTTTAACTTTAAAGAGAGTTCGGAAGTTACCGGTGATCAACTTATTAAAGATGTTGAAACTTCCAAGATTGTTGGTATGAATTCCACAATTCAACCGTTTAAGGAGTGGTTACAAAAAAACTCTGACTTTTTTTACACCAAGGATGCTTCTATTTTAGCAGAAAAAGAtcaagtttttaataaattgcTATCCTTGTTTGTTGAATCtgttggaaaaaaatactcAGTTggcttatttttaaattcttttttcagtACTTTTGAGGCTAGAATTACCTTTTTATTAAGAATTATTGTTTCTCCCGCTGCTCCAATAGCTTTGCGTTTAATCGCCGTCAGCAGTATCTCTAAAATGATCAGTTCTGTTGATAATGAAACAAATTTATTCAGTATCGTTCCAATATTAATTGCTGGTTTATTTGATGTATGTAAAAATGTCAGATCTAACATCAAGATATTGTTGCATCAGATTTCTAAGCGAGCAGCAACAGAACATTACTTTCTACTTAACAAACTCTACGGTGATGATGTAAAAATTCCAATGTTGAGCCCCCGCGATAGTAAAAAGTGGTTAACAAgatttttagaaaattatGTTGTTGACAATACTGATATAGCCAAATATAtcattcaaaaaaagaCCGAAAAAGTTGATATGTTTTTTTGGTGCAACCAAGCTTTATATGTTCCATTACCATATACCAAATTgtgttttttaaatgtcCTTACTCAATACAGAAATTACTCATCTAAATATTCAGAATTGCTCTGTTCGATTTTAAAGTCTTATTTAGAGGAAAGAGCGGCATGGGAGCTTAGATgtaagaataataaaactgattttacaaaatttgAAGCTAGTATAGTTAGTATTATATCATCTtcagaaaaaaatgcaGCTATTATTGATTTCATTATATCAGCGTTAAAAACACAATATGAACAGTTATGTGATCTGGTTGTTCAAAAATTGATTCAGATTTATCCCAAATTAAAGTTTGCTAATCAACTAGCAATTgttaatagtattattgaaaCAACTGCTATTGAAGACTTACATTATGATTCTTTGGCTGCTTTACAAAGTTTGCCTATCGATGCAGAGATATTTGTTTCCATTTTACAACAAAACAGAATCAACGGCGATTCGggagaagaaaatataaagaagAGGAGAAGAAAGTCCTCAAGTTCGAACAAAGCtgctttgaaaaaagaggaagTTTCTCAAATTGCAGAGGTCCatttaagaaaaattacaattatTTTAGAGACTTTAGATGCTAGACGAACCATTAAAGGAACGGAAGCcttattatctttattgtTTGACCATTTGGCTGATTTAGAAACTTTGGACCAAGATGGCGGGTTGCCAGTATTATATGCTCAGGAAACTTTGGCCTCTTGTATGTTAAATATCATTAGTAGTCTAAAGGATTCCGGTGAAAACATAAACTCTATAAGATCGGATATTGTAGTTTCTGCCATTAGATCTTCGCCATCTCCTCAAGTCCAAAACAAGCTGCTATTAGTCATTGGTGCTTTAGCTGAATTAAGTCCAGAAACCATTTTACATTCTGTTATGCCcattttcacttttatGGGCGCTCACACTATTCGCCAGGATGATGAATATTCCACACATGTTGTCACAAACACCATTAAAACCGTCGTGCCTGCATTGTTGAAGTCTAGTCAGTATCAAAAGGATAGCATGAAGAAAACTGAGgaaattgaatttttattaacaagTTTTGCTACTGCTTTTGATCATGTTCCAAAGCACAGAAGAGttagtttattttctacCTTAGTTAAAACACTAGGTTCTCGTGATTCTGTTGCtccctttttgtttttgcttGGGCAGCAGTACTCTgtgtttattaataaattcaaGATTTCTGCCGGCAAGGATTTGGTTGAATTTaccaaaaattttttaagtaAATTTAGTGCCATTGAGCAATTATCTGGTATTTTGGGGTTTTTCCAACTTATCGATCTATTACCTGTTGAGCCAACTGAAGATTCTAAAGAAAAGTTGTTGCACCGAGCTGTTTTCAATAATggtatttttaactttaatcGTGGGGAATTGCGaactttaaagaaaaacttgttcgaatatacaaataaattaatatcaGAAAACGAAACTGATTATTACACAAGCGGAGGTGGTTTAAAATTCAAGATTTTAAGTGTATTGATTGAAGCACAAGACACAAATAACTTTGCTGGTATACAATCCATTAAGGATGTTTTTGGTAAAATTATTGAGgaaattttgtattttatcaataattgTGAAAATATATTGAGCTCTTTGGATAAAAATGGTGTAGCATCTTCTAGCAGCGTTAATGGtaacaatgataatgaagTTGATTATAAGGAAGCTGTCACAGAGCTAAAAGATACAATTTACAGCTTGTTAACGAACACTTTGGAATTGTTACCCATTCAAGACTATATTTCAGCGATTATCCCATTattaaacaacaataaGAATGATTTGGAAGTTAAGTACCATATAATTTTGTCAATTAGTTCTAAGTTCCAATATGAGCCAATGACTTCAAGTACTATTGCCGATGAGATTATAGGTGTTTTATTTGGTAACTGTGTTTCTGAAGAGAACTCGTCACCTGTTATTATCCAAGCTTCTTTGAATGTTGTTAGCTCTTTGTTTGATAAGTTTAAAAATCATTTGGATCCATCTAAATTGATGGAAGGCTTAACGATTTGTAGCACATTTTTGTCGAGTGAAAAAGTTGAAATCCAAATTTCGTCGCTTGCTTGTTTGACAAACAGCATTCAAATTTTGGGTGttaaaacaatttcattttattcaaaaattgtTCCACGTGTTTTggaaattttcaaaacacACAAAACTAAAGAGGAAACTGTCTTGAAATATGACCTACAATTAGCTATCAACTTATTATTTGCTGCAATTATCAAGCGTATTCCGATGTTTGTCATTAGCAACTTGTATGATGTTttaaatgttatttttttcagtgATGAAGTACCTGAAGATATCAGATTGCCAATCATCCAGTTggttgttgaaaaaattgagtTGAAAGAAgtgttgaaaaatttaaataagaTTTGGCTATCAGATATTAGTTTAACCTCGAATAGTGTTGccatttcattatttttaagtaCATTGGAATCCACTGTTGAAGCTTTAGACAAGAAAACAGCGGTTTCTCAATCGCCGCTTTTTTTCAGATTActattatctttatttgaATATAGAGCCATTAGCAAATTTGATGTAAATACCATTAATCGTATTGAAGCTAGTGTGCATAAGATAgctaataattttgttttgaaattGAACGACAAAGTTTTTAGACCATTGTTTGCTCTATTAGTCAGATGGGCCTTTGATGGAGAAGGTGTGATTAATTCTGGTAAAATTACTAGGACAGAAAGATTGACtgcattttttaaatttttcaataaattacAAGACAATTTGAAATCTATTGTCACCACTTATTTTACCTATTTGTTGGAAAACACCAACAACTTGTTATTGGAGTTCATTGGTCGCAAAAATAacgatgaaaatgaaaggGAAACATTGAATTTGCGTCGTTTGGTTTTGATCTCACTGACATCGTCGTTCAAGTACGATAGAGATGAATATTGGAAATCTACTGCAAGATTT
- the PRM10 gene encoding pheromone-regulated protein PRM10 (similar to Saccharomyces cerevisiae YJL108C | PRM10 | Pheromone-Regulated Membrane protein), translated as MSSTYKFSKNKKKGIYRPSFKSNKNATENLKDNSNSTNSSKSDLSNEATETNNINMSNSASQLPIFKSNRLKAVQNNPFSSANISTAAHSNGVDNNDEQNGINQGIDIIEKDAVNTMLNNNHLERTSLESENNHDAAEHSNMASQQIFSSDKLQDYYNNKKRNILKNQGDGSYDNDNQNYKDSDDNAKEEEEEEEISNQLKTNNNQDYYDNEKSEYNMRVSKRDANKYQDDGKRNSYSSYSYSTTNSSSSADNAKDAQNMNKDDDTEENKIDHFKQFFHRRNTIKAKEPNPTNSKEYDHGNSGADEEETDGISKFFNNTFGSNGLVPFLNNNSNEKSTDREDLGNSDEIENGIPLDDIKNTAQNIVKTHLALNNDSSQDHRQHSVSSSAVTNDDSNVSGTETDVYDNIASPHTTAYDGNTLNNSITNNDSAFFVNNAQRYDNENLDDDYDMLLGNDSYIERPKKVRGGILGSLLKLYQQEEGSLKSELSLNSQKHQTPSASEDEGQEIPENLKKRGKITFKTPYLKKRRNLQQQTISEEDHPNGELPKFKSARPKYSKIRPSKLKKKMLAEARITVHIADLLQRQRFILRMCKALMLYGAPTHRLEEYMIMTSRVLEIDGQFLYVPGCMIVSFGDATTRTSEVQLVRCNQGLNLWKLHKVHSIYKQVVHDLLGVAEANFAIDSILSEKNLYPPWICVLLYGIASAMVTPFSFGGDWINLAISFFIGSCVGFLQFVVSQRSFLYSNVFEVTASIVVSFCGRALGSIPKSNICFGAVVQGSLALILPGYIILCGSLELQSRNLVAGSVRMFYAIIYSLFLGFGITLGAALFGWLYKGASNETTCSKNVSDWYRFLFVPMFSICLGLINQARWIQLPVMTLISCTGYVVTYWSGKHFSNATEFTSAMAAFVIGILGNLYSRVFKGLAVSAILPAIFVQVPSGIASKSSLLSGVQVANNIVNSTSSAANESDLSSSMSFGVTMIEVSIGISVGLFASTLVVYPFGKKRTGLFTL; from the coding sequence atgTCATCTACttataaattttccaaaaataaaaagaaaggaattTATAGACCCTCGTTCaaatctaataaaaatgctacagagaatttaaaagacaatagtaatagtacaAATTCTAGCAAATCTGATCTCTCTAATGAAGCCACTGAAACtaataacattaatatGAGCAATAGCGCCAGCCAATTgcctatttttaaaagtaatcGATTGAAAGCGGTGCAAAACAATCCTTTTTCATCGGCCAACATAAGTACTGCTGCACATAGCAATGgtgttgataataatgatgagcAAAACGGAATTAATCAAGGCATCGAtataattgaaaaagatgCAGTAAACACAATGCTAAACAACAACCATTTAGAACGCACTTCTCTTGAAAGTGAAAATAACCATGACGCTGCTGAACACTCAAATATGGCGTCACAACAGATATTTAGTTCTGATAAACTTCaggattattataataataagaaaagaaatattttaaaaaatcaggGTGATGGTAGttatgataatgataatcaGAACTACAAAGATTCGGATGATAATGccaaagaagaagaagaagaagaagaaatatctaatcaattaaaaacaaataacaatCAAGACTATtatgataatgaaaaatcaGAGTATAATATGAGAGTCAGTAAACGTGATGCTAACAAATACCAGGATGATGGTAAAAGAAATTCTTATTCTTCCTATTCTTATTCCACTACTAATTCAAGCTCCTCAGCAGATAATGCCAAAGATGCCCAAAACATGAATAAAGACGATGATacagaagaaaataaaattgaccATTTTAAACAATTCTTCCATAGAAGAAACACTATAAAGGCAAAGGAGCCTAATCCAACTAATTCCAAAGAATACGACCATGGAAACAGTGGCGCAGACGAGGAAGAAACTGACGGaatttccaaattttttaataatacattTGGATCAAATGGGCTCGTTCCgtttttgaataataattctaatgAAAAAAGTACAGATAGAGAAGACTTGGGTAATTCtgatgaaattgaaaacGGCATCCCCTTAGATGATATCAAAAATACAGCACAGAATATTGTTAAAACGCACTTGGCTTTGAATAATGACTCTAGTCAGGACCATCGTCAACATTCAGTCTCCAGTTCAGCAGTTACCAACGATGATAGCAACGTTAGTGGCACAGAAACTGATGTTTACGATAATATTGCTTCTCCGCATACCACAGCTTATGATGGGAATacattaaataattcaattactaataatgactctgctttttttgttaataacGCTCAAAGGtatgataatgaaaatttggatgatgattatgatATGTTGCTAGGTAATGATTCCTACATTGAGAGACCCAAAAAAGTAAGAGGGGGGATTTTAGGTTCcttattaaaattgtacCAGCAAGAGGAAGGGAGTTTGAAATCAGAACTTTCCTTAAATTCACAAAAACATCAAACACCTAGTGCTTCAGAAGACGAAGGACAAGAGATACCAGAAAACCTGAAGAAACGGGGTAAAATCACTTTCAAGACACCATatctgaaaaaaagaaggaatcTTCAACAGCAAACAATTAGTGAAGAAGATCATCCAAATGGTGAACTACCAAAATTTAAATCTGCAAGACCTAAATATTCAAAGATTAGGCCAagcaaattaaaaaagaaaatgttgGCCGAAGCTAGAATCACAGTCCACATCGCAGATCTATTGCAGAGACAGCGTTTTATTTTGCGTATGTGTAAGGCTTTGATGCTTTATGGTGCACCAACCCATAGATTAGAAGAATATATGATCATGACATCGAGAGTTTTGGAGATTGACGGCCAGTTTCTATATGTTCCTGGCTGCATGATTGTCTCTTTTGGTGACGCCACAACTAGAACATCAGAGGTTCAATTGGTTAGATGTAATCAGGGTTTAAATTTATGGAAATTACACAAAGTCCATTCAATCTACAAGCAAGTAGTTCATGATTTACTAGGAGTAGCAGAAGCAAATTTTGCCATTGATTCAATTTTAtcagaaaaaaacttataTCCGCCCTGGATTTGTGTTTTGCTTTATGGTATTGCGTCGGCCATGGTCACTCCATTTTCATTTGGTGGTGATTGGATCAATTTGGccatttcatttttcattggTAGCTGTGTTGGGTTTCTTCAGTTCGTTGTTTCACAGAgatcttttctttattctAATGTTTTTGAAGTCACTGCTTCTATTGTGGTTAGCTTCTGCGGTAGAGCATTGGGTTCAATTCCCAAATCAAACATATGTTTTGGTGCAGTGGTACAAGGTTCTTTAGCATTGATTTTACCAggttatattattttgtgtGGTTCTTTAGAGTTGCAGAGCAGAAATTTAGTTGCTGGATCTGTTAGAATGTTCTATGCCATTATCtattctttgtttttaggTTTTGGTATTACTTTGGGCGCAGCGTTATTCGGCTGGCTATATAAGGGTGCTAGTAATGAAACTACCTGTTCTAAAAACGTTAGTGATTGGTATagatttttgtttgttccAATGTTTTCTATATGTTTAGGTTTGATTAATCAAGCAAGATGGATTCAGTTACCTGTAATGACCCTGATCTCCTGTACCGGGTATGTGGTCACGTATTGGTCCGGTAAACACTTTAGCAATGCAACTGAGTTTACTTCTGCCATGGCTGCTTTTGTCATTGGTATTTTGGGTAATTTGTATTCGAGAGTCTTCAAAGGGTTAGCTGTATCTGCTATATTGCCAGCAATTTTTGTTCAAGTGCCAAGTGGTATTGCTTCTAAAAGCTCTTTATTAAGCGGTGTTCAAGTAGCAAATAACATTGTTAACAGTACAAGTAGTGCCGCAAATGAAAGTGATTTAAGTTCCTCTATGTCCTTTGGTGTCACAATGATTGAAGTTTCTATTGGTATTTCTGTTGGCTTGTTTGCTAGCACTTTAGTTGTATATCCTTTTGGCAAGAAAAGAACGGGATTGTTTACACTATAG